From a single Erpetoichthys calabaricus chromosome 1, fErpCal1.3, whole genome shotgun sequence genomic region:
- the gcc1 gene encoding GRIP and coiled-coil domain-containing protein 1 → MEKFGMNFGGGPSKKELLDIIEGQKKQLTQYQTRFKDVVRAYKSLLKEKEALEASLKVLTVSQEADLHLQNEKCQTVSAANRLLPDAGDDKSSVHSEDSLGTAASADTATSLTSSSTKGEANDEDRNLVDIMTTDPSQKFEESNGSESGVSCSSGEQQATGEIDKRILQMKTQLSILTNSLATVAQEKSRMEASFQADRKRMKQELDELNEKLEEEKRKYESEIKCLQDQLAEAKARVITQQHERAQEQGDHAVMLRELQQLLQEERASRQDAELKLEEIREETASKISAVDLTVHYESQIKQLSKEMDELRRKLQTMEEERNRPDPRVGEMQQQISDLKLHFQLQLQSEMKKVAQAEEQLKQHAQKEEERIASLEGQVSELSELLGSYEKAKQKDQQTIQKLRDRILQLDMENKTLAIAATIRSSVDLTIDESNLDVNVLKDKIEKLKKLLVIAKQKSPQSFDFEKQCDLDLTDSTELSDGEKASVIYYQQELKQLKEEFERYKMRAQVVLKNKTSKDGNITKELEDTREQISELKEKYILLRLSCDEMENNHKQELEAKQQYITNLQQTHKQDLEKLQAGYRERSLKLEEELHKQRDRTLALLAEKDQELDRLKSISFSYALSGLKSTSENNIILEREVADKEISDDSTQDIIAEALKLAGPNEPTLLLYAEQLARKEVEIISLRKQKHRLEGDFHQLQNKFVATREQYEEELSVLKDQLQKSARDLSREGANLEYLKNIIYKYLTLQDFFGRQQTLTAILTILHFSPQEKQAVMKLQGNSWWGSGSR, encoded by the exons ATGGAGAAGTTTGGAATGAACTTTGGAGGTGGCCCTAGCAAAAAAGAGTTGCTAGATATCATAGAGGGTCAAAAGAAGCAATTGACCCAGTATCAGACACGTTTTAAGGATGTTGTGAGAGCTTATAAAAGCCTACtaaaagagaaagaggcactagAAGCAAGTCTTAAAGTCCTCACTGTCTCCCAGGAAGcagatttacatttacaaaatgaaaaatgtcaaacAGTTTCTGCAGCTAATCGTTTACTTCCAGATGCTGGAGACGATAAGAGCTCTGTTCACAGTGAAGACAGTCTTGGCACTGCTGCTAGTGCAGATACTGCAACAAGTTTAACAAGCAGCAGCACCAAAGGTGAGGCAAATGATGAAGACAGAAATCTTGTTGATATAATGACAACAGATCCTTCTCAAAAGTTTGAAGAAAGCAATGGCTCAGAGAGTGGTGTCAGCTGCAGCAGTGGTGAACAGCAAGCTACAGGAGAAATAGATAAAAGAATTCTTCAGATGAAGACTCAGCTGTCCATACTAACAAACTCTCTTGCTACTGTGGCACAAGAGAAGTCCAGGATGGAGGCATCCTTTCAAGCTGATAGAAAAAGGATGAAGCAGGAATTGgatgaattaaatgaaaaattggaagaagaaaaaagaaagtatgAAAGTGAGATTAAATGCTTGCAAGATCAGTTAGCAGAAGCAAAAGCACGTGTAATAACACAACAGCATGAAAGAGCACAAGAGCAAGGGGACCATGCAGTAATGCTCAGAGAGTTGCAACAGCTGCTTCAAGAAGAGCGTGCCTCAAGACAAGATGCAGAGCTGAAACTTGAGGAAATAAGAGAGGAAACTGCAAGCAAAATCTCAGCTGTTGATTTGACTGTGCATTATGAAAGTCAAATAAAACAACTTTCCAAAGAGATGGATGAACTAAGGAGAAAGCTACAGACTATGGAGGAAGAGAGAAACAGACCTGATCCACGTGTAGGTGAAATGCAGCAGCAGATATCTGACCTGAAGTTGCATTTCCAGCTGCAGCTTCAGAGTGAGATGAAGAAG GTTGCACAAGCTGAAGAACAACTCAAGCAACATGCTCAGAAGGAAGAAGAACGTATTGCAAGCCTTGAGGGTCAAGTATCTGAGCTTTCTGAGTTATTAGGCAGTTAtgaaaaagccaaacaaaaagACCAGCAAACCATACAAAAACTCAGAGATCGCATTTTGCAGCTAGACATGGAAAATAAAACTTTGGCTATTGCAGCAACTATTAGGAGTTCAGTGGATCTTACAATAGATGAGTCAAACTTggatgtaaatgtattaaaagacaaaatagaaaagCTCAAAAAGCTTTTagtaatagcaaaacagaaatccCCACAATCATTTGATTTTGAGAAGCAGTGTGATTTGGATCTTACAGATAGTACTGAGCTATCAGATGGGGAGAAGGCTTCCGTAATTTATTATCAACAGGAACTGAAACAGCTAAAGGAGGAGTTTGAAAGGTACAAGATGAGGGCACAGGTTGTGCTCAAAAACAAGACTTCTAAAGATGGTAATATTACGAAGGAGTTGGAGGATACTAGAGAGCAAATTTCTGAACTTAAGGAAAAGTATATTTTGCTTCGTCTGTCCTGTGATGAAATGGAGAACAACCACAAGCAAGAGCTTGAAGCCAAGCAACAGTACATCACCAATCTGCAACAGACTCACAAGCAAGACCTGGAAAAGTTACAGGCAGGATACCGTGAAAGATCACTTAAACTAGAGGAAGAACTACACAAACAAAGAGACCGGACCCTTGCCCTTTTGGCTGAAAAAGATCAAGAGCTTGATCGTTTGAAATCTATATCATTTAGTTATGCCTTAAGTGGACTTAAAAGTACCAGTGAGAACAATATAATCTTGGAGAGGGAAGTAGCAGATAAGGAAATTTCAGATGATTCTACTCAGGACATCATTGCTGAGGCTCTGAAACTGGCAGGCCCTAATGAGCCAACTCTGTTACTGTATGCAGAACAGTTGGCTCGAAAGGAAGTTGAGATCATCTCTTTGCGGAAGCAGAAACATCGGTTGGAAGGAGATTTTCATCAACTTCAGAATAAGTTTGTGGCTACAAGGGAGCAATATGAGGAGGAACTTTCTGTGCttaaagatcaacttcagaaaaGTGCCAGAGATCTGAGTCGAGAAGGAGCCAATCTTGAATACCTAAAGAACATTATTTACAAATACTTGACTCTGCAGGACTTTTTTGGGCGACAGCAAACACTTACAGCAATATTAACCATATTGCACTTTAGCCCGCAAGAAAAGCAAGCTGTAATGAAACTTCAAGGTAATAGCTGGTGGGGTTCTGGGTCCAGGTAG